One Chloroflexota bacterium genomic window, GCGTCCTCGGACCGACCTGCATAGGCGAGCGCCAGGATGGTCGGACCCTCGCGGCGAGCGATTAGGAATCCACGATTGCGGGAATAGTCGTTCGCCGAGAGAGGGTCGTGTGGCTGTGAGTGGCGCATTTGAGTCACGCTCCTGGAAGGATCCGCTGCGAGCGCAACGGCGACGCACGAGCGCGTCATGGTGGGCAGTCGGCGGACGCCGAGAGCGAATGAAACGGGGCGCGAATCTATCCGTTCGGGGTGACGCTGTCATCACATGGGAGCAGCCGAGTGATCGGCACGCCAAGCGCGTCGGCCAAGGAGTACACGCTCAGCAAGGACGGATTGCGGACTC contains:
- a CDS encoding helix-turn-helix transcriptional regulator; translated protein: MRDVRHENGVSQEGLAIASGLDCTVISAVERGVRNPSLLSVYSLADALGVPITRLLPCDDSVTPNG